The following coding sequences are from one Halomicrobium zhouii window:
- the gyrA gene encoding DNA gyrase subunit A, with protein MSSEAPDDIPDVAQRVKNVRIEDEMEQSYIDYAMSVIAGRALPDVRDGLKPVHRRILYAMHEMGVTSNTSHRKSSSIVGETMGDYHPHGDGPIYDTLVRMAQPFSMRYPLVDGQGNFGSMDGDPAAAMRYTEARMAPIAEEMLEDIEKDTVDFSANYDDRLTEPDVLPAAVPNLLLNGSSGIAVGMSTNIPPHNLGEIIDATTHLIENPDAAVEDLMQHVKGPDFPTGANIVGKDSIYSAYSTGRGRLRVRAEYEVDREENRIVITEIPFQENKSRMVERIADDVNEGTLEGISDLRDESDRNGVRVVIELKRGANVDVVENRLLESHLESTFGVINLALVDGQPKVLTLKETLQHYVEHRREVVRRRSEYDLAEAEDRAHILEGRLRALDIVDDVVAVIRNSEDRNEAKEALRGEIDPDELDGDHEVDPNVTLGFSQAQADHIVRMQLGSLTSMESQEIEEEYEGVQAEIERLETILGSAEELDAVIKDELQAIKEEYDDDRRTSILEAEGEVTHEDLIPEEDNIVVITEDDYIKRMPVENFDPQGRGGKGIIGADPKEGDRVSKVFRANSHDYLLCFTNQGQVYRLKTYEIPEMSRTARGKSAINLIDLDEGEEITAVVDTDEFEDEESITMVTRDGYVKRTAAAEFENILSTGIIAAKLEDDDALVDVEVTDGTKDLVIATEDGMTIRFDEDEVRKMGRNARGVRGIDLQDDDKVAAMVATDDADDRALFTVTRNGYGKRTLLGEYRAQSRYGMGLIDIKTNERNGPVASAKAVTEDDQLVIMSERGQIMRIRAGEVSQVGRNTMGVTIMELEGDDQVASVTVVPADAGADQDDADEE; from the coding sequence ATGAGCTCTGAGGCACCGGACGACATCCCTGACGTGGCCCAGCGCGTCAAGAACGTCCGCATCGAGGACGAGATGGAGCAGAGCTACATCGACTACGCGATGTCCGTCATCGCGGGTCGCGCCCTGCCGGACGTCCGTGACGGTCTCAAGCCTGTCCACCGGCGCATCCTCTACGCGATGCACGAGATGGGCGTCACGTCGAACACGTCCCACCGCAAGTCCTCGTCCATCGTGGGCGAGACCATGGGTGACTACCACCCCCACGGTGACGGTCCCATCTACGACACGCTCGTCCGGATGGCCCAGCCGTTCTCGATGCGCTACCCCCTCGTCGACGGCCAGGGGAACTTTGGCTCGATGGACGGGGACCCCGCCGCGGCGATGCGGTACACGGAGGCCCGGATGGCCCCCATCGCCGAGGAGATGCTGGAGGACATCGAGAAGGACACCGTCGACTTCTCCGCGAACTACGACGACCGGCTGACTGAGCCGGACGTCCTCCCCGCCGCCGTCCCGAACCTCCTCCTCAACGGGTCCTCGGGTATCGCCGTCGGGATGTCGACGAACATCCCGCCGCACAACCTCGGCGAGATAATCGACGCGACGACTCACCTCATCGAGAACCCCGACGCCGCCGTCGAGGACCTGATGCAACACGTCAAGGGACCCGATTTCCCGACTGGCGCGAACATCGTCGGCAAGGACAGCATCTACTCGGCCTACTCCACCGGTCGCGGTCGACTCCGCGTCCGTGCCGAATACGAGGTCGACCGCGAGGAGAACCGCATCGTCATCACGGAGATTCCGTTCCAGGAGAACAAGTCCCGGATGGTCGAGCGGATTGCCGACGACGTCAACGAGGGCACCCTCGAGGGCATCTCCGACCTCCGCGACGAGTCCGACCGGAACGGCGTCCGCGTCGTCATCGAACTCAAGCGCGGCGCGAACGTCGACGTCGTGGAGAATCGCCTGCTGGAGAGCCACCTCGAGTCCACCTTCGGCGTCATCAACCTCGCGCTGGTCGACGGCCAGCCGAAGGTGCTGACGCTCAAGGAGACACTCCAGCACTACGTCGAGCACCGCCGCGAGGTCGTCCGCCGGCGCTCCGAGTACGACCTGGCCGAGGCCGAGGACCGCGCGCACATCCTCGAAGGTCGCCTCAGAGCACTGGACATCGTCGACGACGTCGTCGCGGTCATCAGGAATAGCGAGGACCGCAACGAGGCGAAGGAGGCGCTGCGAGGCGAAATCGACCCGGACGAACTGGACGGTGACCACGAGGTCGATCCGAACGTCACCCTCGGTTTCTCCCAGGCCCAGGCCGACCACATCGTCCGGATGCAACTCGGCTCGCTCACCTCGATGGAGTCCCAGGAGATCGAGGAGGAGTACGAGGGCGTCCAGGCCGAGATCGAACGTCTGGAGACGATTCTGGGCTCCGCGGAGGAACTCGACGCCGTCATCAAAGACGAACTCCAGGCGATCAAGGAGGAGTACGACGACGACCGCCGGACCTCGATCCTCGAAGCGGAGGGCGAGGTCACCCACGAGGACCTCATCCCCGAGGAGGACAACATCGTCGTCATCACCGAGGACGACTACATCAAGCGGATGCCCGTCGAGAACTTCGACCCCCAGGGCCGGGGCGGCAAGGGCATCATCGGCGCCGACCCCAAGGAGGGTGATCGGGTTTCCAAGGTCTTCAGAGCGAACAGCCACGACTACCTGCTCTGTTTCACCAACCAGGGCCAGGTCTACCGGCTGAAGACCTACGAGATTCCGGAGATGTCCCGGACTGCCCGGGGCAAGTCCGCCATCAACCTCATCGACCTGGACGAGGGCGAGGAGATAACCGCCGTCGTCGACACCGACGAGTTCGAGGACGAGGAGTCCATCACGATGGTGACCCGCGACGGCTACGTCAAGCGCACCGCGGCGGCGGAGTTCGAGAACATCCTCTCGACCGGTATCATCGCCGCGAAACTCGAAGACGACGACGCCCTCGTCGACGTCGAGGTCACGGACGGGACGAAGGACCTCGTCATCGCCACGGAGGACGGCATGACCATCCGGTTCGACGAGGACGAGGTCCGGAAGATGGGCCGGAACGCCCGCGGCGTCCGCGGTATCGACCTCCAGGACGACGACAAGGTCGCCGCGATGGTCGCCACCGACGACGCCGACGACCGCGCACTGTTCACCGTCACCCGCAACGGGTACGGCAAGCGCACGCTGCTGGGCGAGTACCGCGCCCAGTCCCGCTACGGCATGGGACTGATCGACATCAAGACCAACGAGCGAAACGGCCCGGTCGCCTCGGCGAAGGCGGTCACCGAGGACGACCAGCTCGTCATCATGTCCGAGCGAGGCCAGATCATGCGTATCCGCGCCGGCGAGGTCTCACAGGTCGGCCGGAACACGATGGGCGTGACCATCATGGAGTTGGAGGGTGACGACCAGGTCGCCAGCGTCACTGTGGTGCCGGCGGACGCCGGTGCGGACCAGGACGACGCAGACGAGGAGTAA
- the rocF gene encoding arginase: protein MTRTVRIVGVPMDLGADRRGVDMGPSAIRYAGLADQLEATGLTCIDDGDVAVPRPEERDPDAAQPTDGQAKYLAETETVTDRVADAVSDAVSDGQLPLVLGGDHSIAIGSVAGAADADDLGILWFDAHGDFNTPQTTPSGNVHGMSLAAILGIGPFEDEPWAVTPEIDPANVALVGLRDLDDEEKRLIRESDVTAYTMSDVDDRGVTDVVDDALSVATEGTDGVHVSLDMDWLDPTEAPGVGTPVRGGVSYREAHVAMEYVADVGDQLRSFELVEVNPILDQHNQTAELGCELVASAFGKRIL from the coding sequence ATGACGAGAACCGTCCGTATCGTCGGGGTGCCGATGGACCTCGGAGCCGACCGGCGCGGCGTCGACATGGGGCCGTCGGCCATCCGGTACGCCGGGCTGGCCGACCAGCTGGAGGCGACCGGGCTGACCTGCATCGACGACGGCGACGTCGCGGTACCGCGACCGGAGGAACGGGACCCCGACGCCGCCCAGCCGACGGACGGCCAGGCCAAGTATCTCGCTGAAACCGAGACCGTCACCGACCGGGTCGCTGACGCGGTGAGCGATGCCGTCTCCGACGGTCAGCTGCCGCTCGTCCTCGGCGGCGACCACTCCATCGCCATCGGGTCGGTTGCGGGCGCGGCCGACGCCGACGACCTCGGTATCCTCTGGTTCGACGCCCACGGCGACTTCAACACGCCCCAGACGACGCCGAGTGGCAACGTCCACGGGATGTCCCTGGCCGCGATCCTCGGCATCGGCCCCTTCGAAGACGAGCCCTGGGCCGTGACGCCCGAGATCGACCCGGCGAACGTCGCCCTCGTTGGACTCCGTGACCTCGACGACGAGGAGAAGCGACTGATCCGGGAGTCCGACGTCACCGCCTACACGATGAGCGACGTCGACGACCGGGGCGTCACCGACGTCGTCGACGACGCGCTCTCCGTCGCGACGGAGGGCACCGACGGCGTCCACGTCAGCCTCGATATGGACTGGCTCGATCCGACGGAGGCCCCCGGCGTCGGCACGCCGGTCCGCGGCGGCGTCTCCTACCGGGAGGCCCACGTCGCGATGGAGTACGTGGCGGACGTCGGCGACCAGTTGCGGTCGTTCGAACTCGTCGAGGTGAACCCCATCCTCGACCAGCACAACCAGACCGCCGAACTGGGGTGTGAACTCGTCGCGAGCGCGTTCGGCAAGCGAATTCTCTGA
- a CDS encoding NAD-dependent epimerase/dehydratase family protein → MNGQRVLVTGGAGFIGSNLANHLAADNDVIALDDQYLGTPENLDDAVEFVDASVTDDDLPTDVDVVFHLAALSSYAMHEENPTKGARVNVEGFVNTVHQARQDGCDTVVYASTSSIYGSRTDPSPESMDVTVNTGYEASKMARETYAEYFHNHYDLSLAGMRFFSVYQGYGGAEEHKGEYANVIAQFADDVASGEAPVLYGDGNQTRDFTHVDDIVRGLEQAAEHELDGIYNLGTGDAYDFNEVVEMINAELGTDVEPEYVENPIPDDVYVHDTCADAEKMREATGWEPQMSFEEGIRRVCAQYK, encoded by the coding sequence ATGAACGGCCAACGCGTGCTCGTCACCGGCGGCGCCGGTTTCATCGGATCGAATCTCGCGAACCACCTGGCTGCTGACAACGACGTGATCGCACTCGACGACCAGTATCTGGGCACCCCGGAGAACCTCGACGACGCCGTCGAGTTCGTCGACGCGAGCGTTACGGACGACGACCTGCCGACGGACGTCGACGTGGTGTTCCACCTCGCGGCGCTGTCCTCGTACGCCATGCACGAGGAGAACCCGACGAAGGGCGCCCGGGTGAACGTCGAGGGGTTCGTCAACACCGTCCACCAGGCCCGCCAGGACGGCTGTGACACCGTCGTCTACGCCTCGACCTCCTCCATCTACGGCAGTCGAACGGACCCTTCCCCCGAGTCGATGGACGTGACGGTCAACACCGGGTACGAGGCGTCCAAGATGGCCCGCGAGACGTACGCCGAGTACTTCCACAACCACTACGACCTCTCGCTGGCAGGCATGCGCTTCTTCTCGGTCTACCAGGGCTACGGCGGTGCGGAGGAACACAAGGGCGAGTACGCGAACGTCATCGCCCAGTTCGCTGACGACGTCGCCAGCGGCGAGGCCCCCGTCCTCTACGGCGACGGGAACCAGACCCGCGACTTCACCCACGTCGACGACATCGTCCGCGGGCTGGAACAGGCCGCCGAGCACGAACTCGACGGCATCTACAACCTCGGCACCGGCGACGCCTACGACTTCAACGAAGTCGTGGAGATGATCAACGCCGAACTCGGCACCGACGTCGAACCGGAGTACGTCGAGAATCCGATCCCCGACGACGTCTACGTCCACGACACCTGCGCAGACGCCGAGAAGATGCGCGAGGCAACCGGCTGGGAGCCCCAGATGTCCTTCGAAGAGGGCATCCGGCGGGTCTGCGCACAGTACAAGTAG
- a CDS encoding HTH domain-containing protein codes for MSSIELTPSQKNILQELVNLYKESESAVKGEDIADKVDRNPGTIRNQMQSLKALQLVEGVPGPKGGYKPTANAYDALQIQDMDDAAHVPLQHNGETQPDATVEEIDLTSVHHPEQCRAEIQLQGSIADYHEGDTITVGPTPLSKLQIIGTLAGKDDTSNKLVLTIDDMRAPAGEPEH; via the coding sequence ATGTCATCGATCGAATTGACGCCCAGTCAAAAGAACATTCTCCAGGAGCTCGTAAACCTCTACAAGGAGAGCGAGAGCGCGGTCAAGGGGGAGGACATCGCCGACAAGGTCGACCGGAATCCCGGGACGATCCGCAACCAGATGCAGAGCCTGAAGGCCCTCCAGCTCGTCGAGGGCGTCCCCGGCCCGAAGGGTGGCTACAAGCCGACCGCCAACGCCTACGACGCGCTACAGATTCAGGACATGGACGACGCGGCCCACGTCCCCCTCCAGCACAACGGCGAGACCCAGCCCGACGCCACCGTCGAGGAGATTGACCTGACGAGCGTCCACCACCCCGAGCAGTGCCGCGCAGAGATCCAGCTCCAGGGGTCCATCGCGGACTACCACGAGGGCGACACCATCACCGTCGGTCCCACGCCGCTCTCGAAACTCCAGATCATCGGGACGCTCGCCGGCAAGGACGACACGAGCAACAAACTCGTGCTCACCATCGACGACATGCGTGCCCCGGCCGGCGAGCCAGAGCACTAG
- a CDS encoding NAD(P)/FAD-dependent oxidoreductase — translation MTEKVVVLGAGYAGAGAIKSLEAQLDGEADVTWISDTDYHLVLHESHRCIRDPSVEEHVTVPVEAIKSPGTTFRQGEVVDVDADDRVVELADDSTVEFDYLLVAIGSRTAFFGIEGLEEYAHTLKSLDDALGIHDAVADAARDATQGDPAQVVVGGAGLSGIQTAGEIARYRDEHRAPIEIHLVEGLDEVMPNGDPELQGAIRKRLLERDVEIMCGEFIGEVDEDTVYVGDEEELAYDELIWTGGITGREAARELEVDKDERSHRINAEQDFQTTNERIFAIGDCALVDQPGDDPAPPTAQAAWQAAEVAGENLARAIRGRPLRTWTHEDMGTVVSVGDTAVAHDVSFMGVGAPIGTFGGFMAESLKKAIAAKWINSITGPRRAVKAWPEM, via the coding sequence ATGACTGAGAAGGTCGTCGTCCTCGGCGCAGGGTATGCCGGCGCGGGCGCTATCAAGAGCCTCGAGGCACAACTGGACGGGGAAGCCGACGTCACCTGGATCTCTGACACCGACTACCATCTAGTTCTCCACGAATCGCACCGCTGTATCCGTGATCCGTCCGTCGAGGAACACGTGACCGTCCCCGTGGAGGCGATCAAGTCCCCCGGGACGACGTTCCGGCAGGGTGAGGTCGTCGACGTCGACGCCGACGATCGCGTGGTCGAACTGGCCGACGACTCCACCGTCGAGTTCGACTACCTCCTCGTCGCCATCGGCTCCCGGACGGCCTTCTTCGGTATCGAGGGGCTCGAAGAGTACGCCCACACGCTCAAGAGCCTCGACGACGCCCTCGGCATCCACGACGCCGTCGCCGACGCGGCCCGCGACGCGACCCAGGGCGACCCTGCCCAGGTCGTCGTCGGTGGCGCCGGCCTCTCCGGAATCCAGACGGCCGGCGAGATCGCCAGGTACCGCGACGAACACCGCGCCCCGATAGAAATTCACCTCGTCGAGGGTCTGGACGAGGTCATGCCCAACGGCGACCCGGAGCTCCAGGGCGCCATCCGCAAGCGCCTCCTCGAGCGCGACGTCGAGATCATGTGCGGCGAGTTCATCGGCGAAGTCGACGAGGACACCGTCTACGTCGGCGACGAGGAGGAACTCGCCTACGACGAACTGATCTGGACCGGCGGCATCACCGGCCGCGAGGCCGCTCGCGAACTCGAGGTCGACAAGGACGAGCGCTCCCACCGCATCAACGCCGAGCAGGACTTCCAGACGACGAACGAGCGCATCTTCGCCATCGGCGACTGCGCGCTCGTCGACCAGCCGGGCGACGACCCCGCGCCGCCGACGGCACAGGCCGCCTGGCAGGCCGCCGAGGTCGCCGGCGAGAACCTCGCCCGCGCCATTCGCGGCCGCCCGCTCCGGACCTGGACCCACGAGGACATGGGGACGGTCGTCTCCGTCGGCGACACCGCCGTCGCTCACGACGTCTCCTTCATGGGCGTCGGCGCGCCCATCGGCACCTTCGGCGGCTTCATGGCCGAATCGCTGAAGAAGGCTATCGCTGCCAAGTGGATCAACTCCATCACCGGCCCGCGCCGCGCCGTGAAGGCGTGGCCGGAGATGTAG
- a CDS encoding nucleoside phosphorylase, with protein MDSEDPNDDGEQYHLEVGPGDVADSVLLPGNPERVEKVVESWDDHDVVAEHREYRTATGTYDGTPISVTSTGIGSPSAGIAVEELARVDAESLIRVGSCGAIREEASVGDLVISTGAVRQEGTSKEYVREDYPATADYRVVSALVAAAEELGYDYHLGVTCSTDSFYAGQSRPGFDGFEARDSDEKIDELRQAGVLNFEMEAAAILTLASIYGLRAGAVCTVYANRVTGEFRTEGERKAAKTASLAVKYLAEMDGAVEDADASRWHAGLSIER; from the coding sequence ATGGACAGCGAAGACCCGAACGACGATGGCGAGCAGTACCACCTGGAAGTGGGGCCCGGCGACGTCGCCGACAGCGTGCTCCTCCCTGGGAATCCCGAGCGAGTCGAGAAGGTAGTCGAGTCCTGGGACGACCACGACGTCGTCGCCGAGCACCGGGAGTACCGCACCGCGACCGGCACCTACGACGGGACGCCCATCTCGGTCACCTCGACCGGAATCGGCTCCCCGTCGGCCGGTATCGCCGTCGAGGAACTGGCTCGCGTCGACGCCGAGTCCCTCATCCGCGTCGGCTCCTGCGGTGCCATCCGTGAGGAAGCCAGCGTCGGCGACCTGGTCATCTCCACCGGGGCGGTTCGCCAGGAGGGGACCAGCAAGGAGTACGTCCGCGAGGACTACCCCGCGACGGCGGATTACCGGGTGGTGTCGGCCCTCGTCGCCGCGGCGGAAGAGCTCGGCTACGACTACCACCTCGGCGTCACCTGCAGTACGGACAGCTTCTACGCCGGCCAGTCCCGGCCCGGCTTCGACGGCTTCGAAGCCCGCGACAGCGACGAGAAGATCGACGAACTCCGCCAGGCCGGCGTGCTCAACTTCGAGATGGAGGCCGCCGCGATATTGACGCTGGCCTCCATCTACGGCCTCCGCGCCGGCGCGGTTTGCACCGTCTACGCCAATCGAGTGACCGGAGAGTTCCGGACCGAGGGCGAGAGGAAGGCCGCGAAGACCGCGAGCCTGGCGGTGAAGTACCTGGCCGAGATGGACGGTGCCGTCGAAGACGCAGACGCCAGTCGGTGGCACGCGGGACTGTCCATCGAGCGGTAG
- the cdd gene encoding cytidine deaminase, with protein MDSLVEAAREATESSYAPYSEYYVGAAVQTADGTVFTGCNVENANYSNSLHAEEVAIGSAVRAGHQEFTRIAVSTAARDGQTPCGMCRQTLTEFCDEEFQVVCDEGDGEVTEYRLGDLLPATISREDLE; from the coding sequence ATGGATTCACTGGTCGAGGCCGCCCGGGAGGCGACCGAGTCGTCCTACGCCCCTTACTCCGAGTACTACGTCGGCGCCGCAGTCCAGACGGCCGACGGCACCGTCTTCACGGGCTGTAACGTCGAGAACGCCAACTACAGCAACAGCCTCCACGCCGAAGAGGTCGCCATCGGCAGCGCAGTCCGTGCCGGTCACCAGGAGTTCACTCGCATCGCCGTCAGCACGGCTGCTCGCGACGGCCAGACGCCCTGCGGGATGTGTCGCCAGACGCTCACGGAGTTCTGCGACGAGGAGTTCCAGGTCGTCTGCGACGAGGGCGACGGCGAGGTCACCGAGTACCGCCTCGGCGACCTGTTGCCCGCCACCATCAGCCGGGAGGACCTGGAGTAA
- a CDS encoding phosphopentomutase/phosphoglucosamine mutase translates to MTLFGTAGIRGAVDEKVTPELALTVGQAVGADGDVCVVGYDGRETSPALAAAVEAGVESAGGTVLRVGQVPTPTLAFASRGRRGVMITASHNPAHDNGIKLFVDGTEYDSDAERRIEDRVASGADTASWDEWTSPRSISPLSNYREAVATYAETHGATSTGLTVAVDCGNGMAGLATPQVLRRLGADVRALEANVDGTFPARESKPTPASLEALREFVAGTDADLGIGHDGDADRIVVVAADGSVVHEDTVVAILAEHYVRESSEEDPVVVTTPNASARIDERVREAGGNVERVRLGALHEGIARSSGTVVFAAEPWKHIHTDFGPWIDGVASAAVLTQLVADRGLADLRDPITERPYRKVSVDCPDDAKEPVMSTLQSSLPDQYPDATVDTDYGVRLELPDGSWTLVRPSGTEAYVRVYAESDDVDELVSAVVADVEDAVEAEF, encoded by the coding sequence ATGACACTGTTCGGGACGGCGGGGATCCGCGGCGCCGTCGACGAGAAGGTGACGCCCGAACTGGCCCTCACCGTCGGCCAGGCCGTCGGGGCCGACGGCGACGTGTGCGTCGTGGGGTACGACGGCCGGGAGACCAGTCCCGCACTCGCGGCGGCTGTCGAGGCCGGCGTCGAGAGCGCGGGTGGTACCGTCCTCCGGGTGGGACAGGTTCCGACGCCGACGCTCGCGTTCGCCTCACGCGGTCGACGTGGCGTGATGATCACTGCGAGTCACAACCCGGCCCACGACAACGGGATCAAACTGTTCGTCGACGGCACGGAGTACGACAGCGACGCCGAACGACGGATCGAGGACCGGGTCGCCAGTGGGGCAGACACCGCTTCGTGGGACGAGTGGACCTCACCCCGGTCGATTTCGCCGCTCTCGAACTACCGCGAGGCCGTCGCCACGTACGCCGAAACCCACGGTGCGACGTCGACCGGCCTCACCGTAGCCGTCGACTGCGGGAACGGGATGGCCGGCCTCGCCACGCCACAGGTGCTCCGGCGACTCGGCGCGGACGTCCGGGCGCTGGAAGCCAACGTCGACGGGACCTTCCCGGCACGGGAGAGCAAGCCGACGCCGGCGAGTCTCGAGGCCCTCCGCGAGTTCGTGGCCGGCACCGACGCCGACCTCGGCATCGGACACGACGGCGATGCGGACCGCATCGTCGTCGTCGCCGCGGACGGGTCGGTCGTTCACGAAGACACCGTCGTCGCTATCCTGGCCGAACACTACGTCCGTGAGTCGAGCGAGGAGGACCCGGTCGTCGTCACCACGCCCAACGCCTCGGCGCGGATCGACGAGCGCGTCCGCGAAGCCGGTGGCAACGTCGAGCGGGTCCGCCTCGGTGCGCTACACGAGGGAATCGCTCGTTCGTCGGGGACGGTCGTGTTCGCCGCCGAGCCGTGGAAACACATCCACACGGACTTCGGACCCTGGATAGACGGCGTCGCGAGCGCGGCGGTACTCACACAGCTCGTCGCCGACCGTGGGCTGGCCGACCTCCGCGACCCCATCACCGAGCGTCCCTATCGCAAGGTGAGCGTCGACTGTCCGGACGACGCGAAAGAACCGGTGATGAGTACCCTCCAGTCGTCGCTCCCGGACCAATACCCCGACGCGACGGTCGACACCGACTACGGCGTTCGCCTGGAGCTACCCGACGGTTCGTGGACGCTCGTTCGACCCTCCGGCACGGAGGCGTACGTCCGCGTCTACGCCGAGAGCGACGACGTCGACGAGCTGGTGTCGGCCGTCGTCGCCGACGTCGAGGACGCCGTCGAAGCCGAGTTCTAG
- the psmB gene encoding archaeal proteasome endopeptidase complex subunit beta — MRDPEPGANFADDPLNRDRFQQDPYEPELGSLPDASDRDEESVNKTGTTTIGITTTDGVVVATDQRASLGGRFVSNKNVQKVEQIHPTAALTLVGSVGGAQSFIRTLRAEVDLYEARRGENMSIGALATLAGNFARGGPFFAINPILGGVDDEGHHVYSIDPAGGVMEDDYTVTGSGLTVAYGTLESLYEDDMSNEEAKEVAAAAISAAAERDTGSGNGVYLADVTEDGVDIQSYEFDELL; from the coding sequence ATGCGTGACCCAGAGCCTGGGGCCAACTTCGCCGACGACCCCCTGAACCGAGACCGGTTCCAGCAGGACCCATACGAGCCCGAACTGGGCTCACTCCCCGACGCGAGCGACCGCGACGAGGAGTCCGTCAACAAGACGGGGACGACGACCATCGGGATCACCACCACCGACGGCGTCGTCGTCGCGACGGACCAGCGGGCCTCGCTCGGCGGTCGCTTCGTCTCGAACAAGAACGTCCAGAAGGTCGAACAGATCCACCCGACTGCGGCCCTGACGCTCGTGGGGAGCGTCGGCGGCGCCCAGTCGTTCATCCGGACGCTCCGTGCCGAAGTCGACCTCTACGAGGCCCGGCGCGGTGAGAACATGAGCATCGGCGCCCTCGCGACGCTGGCCGGGAACTTCGCCCGCGGCGGTCCGTTCTTCGCCATCAATCCGATTCTCGGCGGCGTCGACGACGAGGGCCACCACGTCTACAGCATCGACCCCGCCGGTGGCGTCATGGAAGACGACTACACCGTCACCGGATCCGGCCTCACCGTCGCGTACGGGACGCTCGAGAGCCTCTACGAAGATGACATGAGCAACGAGGAAGCGAAGGAAGTCGCGGCCGCGGCCATCAGCGCCGCCGCCGAGCGCGACACCGGCTCCGGCAACGGCGTCTACCTCGCCGACGTCACCGAGGATGGCGTCGACATCCAGAGCTACGAGTTCGACGAACTCCTGTAA
- a CDS encoding DUF555 domain-containing protein, whose product MNYLVAMEAAWLVRDVEDIDDAIGVAVSEAGKRLNQSDMEYVEVEVGATGCPACGEPFDSAFIAADTALVGLVLEIKIFNAESTEHAQRIAKSEIGGSLRDVPLKVVETIEFEGDEAEVESDS is encoded by the coding sequence ATGAACTACCTGGTCGCGATGGAAGCAGCCTGGTTGGTCCGTGACGTCGAAGACATCGACGACGCGATCGGTGTCGCCGTGAGCGAAGCGGGCAAGCGGCTCAACCAGTCAGACATGGAGTACGTCGAAGTCGAGGTCGGCGCGACCGGCTGCCCCGCCTGCGGGGAGCCGTTCGATTCCGCCTTCATCGCCGCCGACACGGCGCTCGTCGGACTGGTCCTGGAGATCAAGATCTTCAACGCCGAGTCGACGGAACACGCCCAGCGCATCGCCAAGAGCGAGATCGGCGGGTCGCTGCGGGACGTCCCGCTCAAGGTCGTCGAGACCATCGAGTTCGAGGGCGACGAGGCCGAGGTCGAATCCGACTCCTGA
- a CDS encoding CBS domain-containing protein, which produces MDLPTPEDLRERRTELELTQSELAERADVSQPLIARIEGGDVDPRLSTLRRIVNALEEAEGGILRASDLMHAPVVSVAPDDSVHETKELMDERGYSQVPVVRDGMPQGLIGNNDIRQRTGDNVGDLPVADVMHESIALVEPTATIDEIDAYLNHNAAVLVVESGETVGIITEADIAARVS; this is translated from the coding sequence ATGGATTTGCCGACGCCCGAGGACCTGCGGGAGCGACGGACCGAACTGGAGCTTACGCAGAGCGAACTCGCCGAGCGCGCCGACGTCTCCCAGCCGCTGATAGCACGCATCGAGGGCGGAGACGTCGATCCGCGACTCTCGACGCTCCGTCGCATCGTCAACGCGCTCGAAGAGGCAGAGGGCGGCATTCTGCGCGCTTCTGACCTCATGCACGCCCCGGTCGTCAGCGTCGCTCCCGACGATTCCGTCCACGAGACGAAAGAGCTCATGGACGAGCGCGGGTACTCACAGGTCCCGGTGGTCAGGGACGGGATGCCCCAGGGGCTCATCGGCAACAACGACATCCGCCAGCGGACGGGTGACAACGTCGGCGACCTCCCTGTCGCGGACGTCATGCACGAGTCCATCGCGCTCGTCGAGCCCACCGCGACCATCGACGAAATCGACGCCTACCTCAATCACAACGCCGCAGTGCTGGTCGTCGAGAGCGGTGAGACCGTCGGCATCATCACCGAAGCCGACATCGCTGCCCGTGTTAGTTAG